The uncultured Dysgonomonas sp. genome contains the following window.
TTATTCGCATTTTATAACTATTACAGAAAGAAATAATAAACATGAAACGGTTGATATACTTATTCTGCATAGCTCTGATGGGAATATCATGTATCCGGAGCCAAAACAAAATAAATAATGAACATATGAATTACAATAAACTAACACCCGAGGAAGAACATGTAATTCTCCACAAAGGGACTGAAGCACCATATACAGGTGAATATATAAATAATAAACGAAAAGGCGTATATGTCTGCAAAAGATGTAATGCTCCGTTATATAATTCATCAGACAAGTTCGATTCGCATTGCGGATGGCCTTCCTTCGATGACGAAATAAAAGGAGCGGTAAAGCGTGTACCCGATGCTGATGGAATGCGTACCGAGATTGTCTGCAACAATTGCGGGGCACATCTCGGGCATGTGTTCCTCAATGAGGGGTTCACAGCCAAAGAAACAAGACATTGTGTTAATTCTATTTCTCTAAAATTTATCCCGGAAGAAAATAAAATGATTAAGAAAGCTTATTTTGCCTCAGGTTGCTTTTGGGGCACAGAGTATTATTTTATGAAGGCCAAAGGTGTAGCGCATACATCTGTTGGCTTTATGGGCGGGCATGTAGACCACCCGAGTTATGAGCAGGTTTGCCAGAAGAACACAGGGCATCTAGAGACAACCGAGGTGGAATACGACACGTCTAAGACCACTTACGAAGATTTGGTGAAGTTATTCTTCGAAACGCATGACTTTACCCAAACAAATGGCCAAGGGCCCGACATAGGCCCGCAATACCTTTCCTGTATATTCTATACCGATCAAAGCGAAAAAGAAGTAGCAGAAAAGTATATAAAAATACTGGAGGGTAAAGGATATAAGGTTGCTACTATGCTAAAACCGTTATCTACATTTTGGAAAGCAGAGGATTATCACCAGCAATATTATGAGCATAAGGGCACAAAACCTTATTGCCATGTATATAAAAAGATATTCTGAAAGCAAATACTCTGTATTTTAATATCTTAACAAATACTTTGATATTTTTCTATATAGTAAATATGGTTATTAGTAGCTTTAGCATTATTTTTGTCGCTTGACTGAAAGAATAAAACAATAATAATACTAAAACTAAACTAAATTGTTATGTTAAAAACAATCTTATCCGTTTCCGGTAAACCGGGGTTGTACAAACTTATTTCGAGTGCTAAGAATATGGTTATCGTAGAGTCATTGGTCGATGGCAAGAAAATGCCCATCCATGCACGAGACAAAGTTGTATCCCTTGGAGATATATCTATCTATACCGAAACAGATGACGCCCCTTTGAAAGGCATTCTGACATCCATCAAACAAAAAGAAAACGGAGAGAAAGCTTCTATCAGTACCAGTGCAAAACCTGATGAAATGAAGAAATATTTCCTAGAGATACTTCCTGACTTCGACAGGGACCGTGTATATCCGACCGACATTAAGAAGATAATCGGATGGTATAACATTCTTATTAATGCAAATATCGACTTCGAGAAGGAAGAAGAGACTGTTGAAGAGAAAGCAGCTATTAAAACCGAAAATGCAGAATAAGAAGACGTTATACATTTAGTTATAAAAAAAGAGACCCGGCTAACATCTAGTCCGGGTCTTATTTTTTGCAGATATAGAGGAACATGACTGTCTACATATTAGCGACTAAACTTAGCAGACTCTGTTTCTAAAAGGACATTGCTTCCTTTAATTACTTTATACTGAAAAAGACATAAAAAAAGAGAGTAGGAATCCTACTCTCTTTTTCTATATTTCTGACTCAGATTATTGAGCTACGAAAATTGCAACACGGTTCCATGCATTTTCAGCATATGGTTGTACTGTGTCACCTTTCCATTCTACAGTTACACGGTTGCTATCGATGTTGTATTTCTTGATCAACTCGTTTGCTACATTCTTAGCACGTTTTTCAGAAAGTTTTTCATTGATAGAAGGAGTACCTGTTTTCTTGTCTGCATAACCTACAACTTTAACTTTAGCGCTAGGATTATCTTGAAGATATTTAGCTGTGTTAAAGATGCTAACTTCTTGGTTCTTGTCAATATTAGCACTACCTAGACGGAAGAACACTACGTTAGACACGAATGAACCTTTAGTTTCAGGACATTTAGGACAGTCTTTAACAACTTCCTTGATAACTTCTTTTGCCGGTTGGTTACGAAGTCTGTCGTTTTCCTGACGAAGTTTGTTGATCTGACCATTCAAGTCATCGATAAGACCTTGATCCATCAATAAAGCTTCAGAGAAATCAGTTTTCTTACCTACTTTGAATACTAAGCTGGCAGAAGCAGCCACCAAACCATCATAAGAGTTTTCTCCTCCGTGGTTGAAAGCTTCTTTAAGCAACATCGCAGACAAATCGATATCCAAAGCTACTCTTTCAGAAAATTTGAATTTGTTGATGATACCACCGTTGATAGTGAAGTTTCTTTGTTTTCCTCCCGGATGTGTTTTGTCATCCAATTTGTAGTCCCAACCGATAGCACCACCGATACCTACATAAGGGATAAGGCTATAAACACGTTTTTCGTTGTACTTTCCTAAATAGTTAGTAACATCCCACATAACATCAGCTTCTACAGCGAAATATTTGTTATGAATCATGTCTGTAGCATTGTTTTGGAAATTGTGCAAAGAACCTCCTTGGAATTTCAAACGGCCTCCAATATAAGGGTTGTACCATTTACCAACCTGAATAGTTGGAGCAACTGTAAGACGATTCAGGAAATCTGCATCTTTGTTGCTATCGCC
Protein-coding sequences here:
- a CDS encoding bifunctional methionine sulfoxide reductase B/A protein, whose amino-acid sequence is MKRLIYLFCIALMGISCIRSQNKINNEHMNYNKLTPEEEHVILHKGTEAPYTGEYINNKRKGVYVCKRCNAPLYNSSDKFDSHCGWPSFDDEIKGAVKRVPDADGMRTEIVCNNCGAHLGHVFLNEGFTAKETRHCVNSISLKFIPEENKMIKKAYFASGCFWGTEYYFMKAKGVAHTSVGFMGGHVDHPSYEQVCQKNTGHLETTEVEYDTSKTTYEDLVKLFFETHDFTQTNGQGPDIGPQYLSCIFYTDQSEKEVAEKYIKILEGKGYKVATMLKPLSTFWKAEDYHQQYYEHKGTKPYCHVYKKIF
- a CDS encoding DUF5606 domain-containing protein — its product is MLKTILSVSGKPGLYKLISSAKNMVIVESLVDGKKMPIHARDKVVSLGDISIYTETDDAPLKGILTSIKQKENGEKASISTSAKPDEMKKYFLEILPDFDRDRVYPTDIKKIIGWYNILINANIDFEKEEETVEEKAAIKTENAE
- a CDS encoding OmpA family protein, which gives rise to MKKVSLLLVLVFAAITISAQESGFSTKAGRKATFARNGFWDNWFIGFGAGANFVQGDSNKDADFLNRLTVAPTIQVGKWYNPYIGGRLKFQGGSLHNFQNNATDMIHNKYFAVEADVMWDVTNYLGKYNEKRVYSLIPYVGIGGAIGWDYKLDDKTHPGGKQRNFTINGGIINKFKFSERVALDIDLSAMLLKEAFNHGGENSYDGLVAASASLVFKVGKKTDFSEALLMDQGLIDDLNGQINKLRQENDRLRNQPAKEVIKEVVKDCPKCPETKGSFVSNVVFFRLGSANIDKNQEVSIFNTAKYLQDNPSAKVKVVGYADKKTGTPSINEKLSEKRAKNVANELIKKYNIDSNRVTVEWKGDTVQPYAENAWNRVAIFVAQ